From Amphiura filiformis chromosome 20, Afil_fr2py, whole genome shotgun sequence, a single genomic window includes:
- the LOC140142369 gene encoding uncharacterized protein, with translation MGICIDDGDIFNSHDVVSLFTNTPIEKCLDIIKERLENDKTLKDRTKLNTEDIIELLQFILTTTYFSFRGQIFRQIFGAAMGSPVSAIVANLFMEWLEKEAIMTAPLDCKPKYWRRYVDDVLEIIQKILHSSLQNISTPSTLRAT, from the coding sequence ATGGGGATATGCATCGACGATGGTGATATTTTTAATTCACATGATGTCGTTTCCCTATTCACCAACACTCCCATAGAAAAATGTCTTGACATCATCAAGGAACGGCTAGAGAATGACAAAACACTCAAAGACAGAACAAAACTAAATACGGAAGACATCATCGAGCTCTTACAATTTATCCTCACAACCACATATTTCAGCTTTCGCGGACAAATCTTTCGCCAGATTTTCGGTGCAGCCATGGGAAGTCCGGTCAGCGCAATCGTGGCTAATCTTTTCATGGAGTGGTTAGAGAAAGAGGCCATAATGACAGCACCACTAGATTGTAAGCCAAAGTACTGGAGGAGATACGTTGACGATGTTTTAGAGATCATTCAGAAAATACTACACTCAAGCTTACAGAACATCTCAACACCATCGACCCTACGGGCAACATAA